From the genome of Fusobacterium perfoetens, one region includes:
- a CDS encoding FeoB-associated Cys-rich membrane protein, with the protein MKTIIIIAVLAVAVFYSFRSIVRHFKGEDGCCGGCAASKNGTGCHCGHKK; encoded by the coding sequence AAAACAATAATAATTATTGCAGTGCTTGCAGTAGCAGTATTCTATTCTTTCAGAAGTATTGTGAGACATTTTAAGGGAGAAGATGGGTGCTGTGGAGGATGTGCAGCTTCAAAAAATGGAACTGGATGTCACTGTGGGCATAAAAAATAA